Genomic DNA from [Limnothrix rosea] IAM M-220:
CCTGCCTCAACATGGGCAATGGGAATGTGTAATTTCGCTGCGGCGATCGCCCCGGCTAATGTAGAATTTGTATCACCGTAAACTAACATCCAGTCCGGTTTTTCCTTCAGTAAAACCTCTTCAATAGCCGCCAGCATTTTGCCCGTCTGCACACCGTGACTTGCCGAACCAATGCCAAGATTATAATCAGGTCGTGGAATATCAAGCTCGCCGAAAAAAACATCGGACATGTTGCGATCATAGTGCTGTCCTGTATGTACCAGAACCTCATTAATATGCTCTTCCGATCTGACAATTCGAGAGACAGCAGCAGCTTTAATAAATTGGGGACGAGCTCCGATAATTGTTAATATTTTCAACGTGATTAATTGAATATTAGATTGAACTAAACAAATAATATCTTGTAGCCACCATACTCACAAACTTAAGGATCATGATTACGACTTAAAGACTGTCATTTGATGAAGGATTTTAGCGACATTCTCCTGCCATGTAAAATGCTTTTCTGCATAAACACGAGCAGAGCGACCTTGAGTTGTTAACTCGGATAGATTACTCATCATTTTAATCGCTTCTTTCGCTAAACTTTGATAGCTACCATTTTTATGAAGTGTAATAAATGGTTGAGATTCTAACTCTCTGATACCACGAAAATCCGAAGACAAAATAGGTCTTCCCGATGCTGCATAAGCATAAAGTTTAATCGGCGAAAATCCAATATTAGAAAACTCTAATAAAGGTAATAAAGCGATGTCAAAACAGTTAATATACTCGTTAGACTGTTTATATGGAACTTCGTTCATAAAAGTGACAGATCTGAAATCGCGATACGTTTCTTGCAAATATGCCAACTGTCTTCCTGCGCCAACGACTAAAAGTCTCGCACGGGGATAAACCTCACAGATGATTGGCATCGCTTGAATCGCCAACTCAGCGCCTTTCCAAGGTTCAAGATCACCAATTAAGCCAAAATAAAAACAATGGGGATCCAAATTGTATTTTTGAAGTGTTTCTTCCCTAGGCAGGGGATAAAAAATTTTTGGATCAGTGCCATTGCCTACAACACAGGCTTTTTCTTCTGACAAACCAGATTCAACCAGTTTTTCTTTTATTCCTTCAACAACAGCGACAACAAATGTTGCCCACTTTGCGTCTAATAGCTGCATTGTCTTGATAATTGCCAGCCATGGATAAGACACTCCCATTTGAATTAAT
This window encodes:
- a CDS encoding glycosyltransferase family 4 protein; the protein is MKILMIATLNLSLPNGGTVHFSSIAKEFQRSGHTVHAIIPSTGDPVKNQAIIEKYFDHVTFTDSLTQLIPIGKTSLNSLAQIFTIFAKNPNDYDWVYLRSSVISAFVVAALRLKGFKYIVTEHNGWFADELIQMGVSYPWLAIIKTMQLLDAKWATFVVAVVEGIKEKLVESGLSEEKACVVGNGTDPKIFYPLPREETLQKYNLDPHCFYFGLIGDLEPWKGAELAIQAMPIICEVYPRARLLVVGAGRQLAYLQETYRDFRSVTFMNEVPYKQSNEYINCFDIALLPLLEFSNIGFSPIKLYAYAASGRPILSSDFRGIRELESQPFITLHKNGSYQSLAKEAIKMMSNLSELTTQGRSARVYAEKHFTWQENVAKILHQMTVFKS